The DNA segment TACTGggcttagaaaaaaatatgagaggaaaaaaaggaacatgtttATTGATTTTGACTCAAAGCCCAAACAGCCTTCATTGTAGACCCTGTTCCCAGAGAGTGGACTTCTCCTAAATTAAAGCAAGCACAGTGACTCTTGGTGTATGTCACTTGAGCTGGAAGAATTGAATTTGCTCCTATGGTCCAAAGCTTAATACTTTCTCTCCCCTTTGCAGGAAGTTAGGGTGTAGAGACACCGTGTGTATTGCACACATTAGAACTCTTTGGGAGCCTGTGCAGGGAAAGCTCAGAATACCACACATACCTGAATAAGGTCTCTGTTTCATAAGAGGTATTTTGGGGAGGGTGGGAAGAAAAGGCAGACTTGCTCCAGACCTAGAGATCTAGACTCTAAAAGGATAACAAATGGGGGAGAGCAAGCGAATGGTCCAGAAGTGACATGGCCTGCCCTGCACGTGGCTTCTCTGCTACCTCTGCTAGAACCATTTCTAAGCACATCTCACCCTGAACACACAAAGGACAACCTTGCATCAGGTTTTCAGGGTATCATGTGTTGTTGGATGTCCTAGATGGTCCCCTTAGTCTTATTTCAGGCTGTAATGGTTTTCCTCTCTTTACAACATTTGCATGAGCAAACTTCTGTCaagatttcagggagttcctgtcatggcgcagcagaaacgaatccaactaggaaccatgaggttacaggttcaatccctggccttgctcagtgggttaagaatccagtgttcctgtgacctgtggtgtaggttgcagacgaggctcagatctggcgttgctgaggctctcgCATAGGCAGGCCGTtgtagctgattagacccctagcctgggaacctccatatgctgcgggtgcagccctaaaaaaaagaccaaaaaaaaaaaaatttcaggagagCCCCAAAGCTAAACTATCTAGACGGAAATCTGCCCTGGTTCAGAAGCAGGCTATACCTCTGCCCCAGGGCTTTTGCCGTCCTGGTCCCCACCTAACCTTGGTAGATGCTTTCTTTAGGGTCAGTGCAGCAGGATTTAAACCCCATGTCGTAGTTTCATTAAGTTTGTAAGAATCATTCCCTCAAGTTAAAAGAATTGGCCTCTAAATTCCATCCCCCCACTATGTAGAAGAGGTAAAGATGGCCTCCTCCTCCCAGAGTCCCCGTTCACTTTTAGGGGCACTTAACCCAGGTGGCTGCCATGTGGGATTTGAGGGCTTTGTGGAAAAGTTTATCAGAAATattatcttaggagttcctgttatggctcagtgggttaagaacctgattactatccatgaggatccgggttcaatcccttgcctcgctcagtgggttaaggatccggccttgctgtgagctgtggcataggtggcagatgcagctcagatccggcattgctttggctgtggcttggccagcagctgcagctctgattcgacccctagcatgggaacttccgtatgccgcaggagtggccctaaaaaaaaaaatcagcttgtgCTTAGGATGGGGGATATGTGCTAACTTTCCTGGGAGTTTGCTGTGCCTCTGCCCCTAGATATACCCTTACAGTCTGTAGCCCTCTTGCTGTAGAAttcttcacctgcaaaatggcTCAAGGAACTCCCCCAGCACTACGGGGTAGTCAGGCCCTTAGGTTCTGTCCAGAGGAAGGGAGTGGCCAATTGGCAGACAGTCGCAAAGGAAATACATAAACCATGTTTCTGACTATCAGGGTATGTCCTGGAATAGTATAGAGGTTGTAGGATATCCCTTCAAAGTGCCGAAGAAGGTCTATAAGCTGTAGCACAGGGAGAAATAATAAGATTTGCATTGTAGGGTGCTGGCTGCTTATGCCATAGTCATGTTTCTGCTGCCCTGGCTCTAGCCATGCTGATCCTATTTACATGTTTATTGGCAATGTGCCCTTGTACGTCATGTCCCCATCTGGAACGCTCTCCTCTCTTGGTCCCTTGATGCCATCCACCAAGGCCCCATTTAAATAAcacttccagggagttcccgtcgtggcgcagtggttaacgaatccgactaggaaccatgaggttgcgggttcgatccctggccttgctcagtgggtcaaggatctggcgttgccatgagctgtggtgtaggtcgcagatgcggctcggatcctgcgttgctgtggctctggcgtaggttggcagctgcagctctgattagacccctagcctgggaacctccatatgccgcgagagcggcccacgaaatagtaaaaagacaaaaaaaaaaaagagttaaataacACTTCCCCTGTGAGGTTGTCCTTGAATAACCACTGCCCCCTGTATCCACGTCCTCCTCAGCAATCACAGCACCTACATAGACGGATGGAATCGTCTTATCACACTGTCTTGTAACACTTAGTTTACATGTCAGTTTTACCACATAGATTATTCTTTTCTCGAAGGTAAAGGAAAGGTTCTCCTGATTTCTGAAACCTCAATATTCTGTCCTTGGCAATAGTTGGCACTCACAAACATGGAATGGTATGTTAAACTCAGCTTTGTTTGTTCTTAGCTCttaaatattatgattttaaagGGACAGTGTTTGGGAAGATGAGGTGAGAACAGGACAGTCCTATGGAAGGAAAAACAGCATCTGTCTGGGCAGTCAGAATCCAGGCCCAGAGCTAGAGGTGAAATCATCTCCCCAGCAAATAGCATTCAGACCACCAAGCTGTAAAAGTGTCAAATCTAAgacttttcttggtctttttatcAGAACAAGGCAAGAAAAACCCAGCAGGAATGGCAGGAAACCCCAGCATTTGCTATCACTGATGCCCAGGACCAGGGTAGGTTCTGGGAAATTCCTGTTTCTTCCCCTCAGTAATCGTCCTGTCCCCTTTAGTTCTGTGACGTGCAGAGCAGCACAGAGCTCTGAGTCTGGGCGCGCTCGGGTTGGCCATCCTCCAGGCTGGGGGCCCGCTCTTGAGTAGCAGAAGCCCCGTGGTTCCCAAAAGGAGTGAAGGGGGCAATGCATGTCCGTGTGCTTCTGATAGTGAAACTGACGCTCCCACAAGTTTAGAACATTTCTGTCGTAAAACTGGTGAGTGTTACAGAGACCTTGGGAGGGATGTGTTTCACTTTTCTATCCTGGAGAACAATCTCTGGGAAgctgtctctcctcctcttcccttgaGAGCGTTAGTGTTGATATAAGGTGCAGACGGACGCTCAGCAGGGGTTGGGAATGCACGTGGAGGTGTTGTCCTTTCATCCTGCTgctctttcactcagcatgaggaTTCAGTGTGGACTGCAGTTATCATAGATGCAGGCCTGTAAGCAGGTGAGTTCTTCAACAAGTTGTCATTCCATGCGACAACACACAAGCCGTGGTAGGTGTCTAGGATTTGAGCAGTGTAAAAATCTGAGGGACCTGACTCTGAAAATACTCCAAGGTCAGAATAGCATCTTACTGCACTGAGATGAAACTGGGAAGGTCGAAGCAAACAATTCACCGGGCTTTAAACAATTCTGCTTTGAGGCTGCCCTTGGCTCACGCTCAATATCCTGCCTTCTCCTGCTCACACGAAAGTCACCCACAGACTCACACCTTTTCCTGCCTGAGTGTTTTCCTTGCAGATTCTAAGTGGGGAGACAGCCCAGCAGAGAAGACTGTCCCACCATTGCAGCAAAACAATCCACCTCTACCTGAAGGACCCGGAGATCTGCAAACCAGTGGCTTCTTTGGGTTTCTAAGGTAGAACAGATTTCTTTCCTGCATCAAACTGAGATCCAGGCAATCTAGCTCCAGAGCCTGCCTCCTTGAGTCTCTCAGGGAAATTAGATGAGAAAACAGTTTACCTGCTTAACCTCTCTTTTGCCCAGGGCAGGTAATGGAAATGAGATTGAGCATCAGGGCCCTAACTGTGAATTTAGCAAAGACCGTGTCTTGGTCGTTTTTATACGACCTACCCCATCCCGATGTGCTCAGCATTCGGCCTGATTCCATACATGCTGCTGAGACAGAGACCATTATTGTGTTTGGGTTATTCACATGATTTGCTTACCAAATTGTTTCCATTCTCCCTCTGAATCTAGGCTCTATCTTCAGAGTCTCTTTTGCAGAGTGTGGTTAGCAAATCCCTTTATCTCTGGAGGGCTCAGCCATCCCATTGCAGTTCTTCATTTCCGCCTCCTGAGTATAATCTAACTTTGGTACCTTTTCAACTGCTGTTTCAGACTTGAGTTTTATTCATGGTCTCTCAGAGCAAAAATGCCCTAGCTATTGGAGCCCTAACGGGGCCTGGGAGAAGGGACGTGGGCCTCTCGAGTCTCAACCTGCTCTGCTCTCCTTCCTGCAGCTCTCTCTTTCCGTTTCGGTATTTCTTCAGAAAGAGCACCCAGTGAGACTTCTGAGTGCAGCGGCAGGAAGGGCACTGTCTCTTGCAGTGACTCCCCCAGTCCACCCTCTGCTTATGACATTCCAGCCACGGGGTCTGAGAGCCCCAACTCCCTGAGTCCTCCCGCGGGTTCGTCCAGTCATTGGCCTCTTCACAATGGAATGTTTTTTCCCAATTTAAAACACTAAGAAAAGAATGTAACTTTCTGAAATGCTCTAGTCTGAGAATTTTACTGCTCTATGGGCCAGTTAGGTTTTTCATCTCCAGCACTTAGATTCCTAATGACAATAAATTATTTATGAAGAGTTATTGACTAAATTTAGTGCaatagagagagggaaagagagcaaaCTCTTTCCTCAAGATATAGGGAAACTTCCATGCCTGAAACCTCCCCCGGGTCTCCCGGGTCCACagaatgctttgttttttgtcttttttgttgttgttgttgttgctatttcttgggccgctcccgcggcatatggaggttcccaggctaggggtcgaatcacagctgtagccaccggcctacaccagagccacagcaacgcgggatccgagccgcgtctgcaacctacaccacagctcacggcaacgccggatcgttaacccactgagcaagggcagggaccgaacccgcaacctcatggttcctagttggattcgttaaccactgcgccacgacgggaactcccacagaacgCTTTGGGTGGGTGGGGTCTGAACCTgacctcaaatctttttttttttttttttgtctctttagggccacactcacagcatatggaggttcctaggctagaggtccaatcagagccatagccgccatcctacgccacagccacagcaacaccaaatttgagccgcatccgtgacctacaccacagctcaaggcaactccagatccttaatccactgagcagggctagggatcaaacctgcgtcctcatggatacgagtcaggttcattaccgctgagccacaatgggaactccctgacctcaAATCTTAAACTCCCCTGGGGGGGTTAGAGAACAGGGTCTTACAAGACTCAGTGTCCTAAGCCCTGCTGACGCTCAAGAAATCAtgtctcctaggagttcccgtcgtggcgcagtggttaacgaatccgactaggaaccatgaggttgcgggttcggtccctgcccttgctcagtgggttaacgatccggcgttgccgtgagctgtggtgtaggtcgcagacgcggctcggatcccgcgttgctgtggctctggcgtaggccggtggctacagctgtgattcgacccctagcctgggaacctccatatgccgcaggagcggcccaaagaaaaagacaaaaagacaaaaaaaaaaaaaaagagagtcccTCACAAATATGGGATTCCAGAGGTCCACACTCTCCTGgtaaagatgaattaaaaaaaaaaaaaaagaaatcatgtctCCTCCATGCACCCACTTTGACCCCAAAGCGCTGTCTCTTGGTAGATAAATGCTTCTCACTTACCCACCCCTTTGGCTTTTGACAATAATGGAGATTAGTTTATTGGATTAACTGGAAGTCAGTGTAGGTTAGGGCCCTGGAGAAGACCAGGACATCCAGTCTGTCTTCATGTAACCCAAGGGCTGATGAGGAACAGACAGACTAGATTTGTGTTGTGTCGCCACCACAGAGGAGCACAATAATATACGGGAATTGAGGGCACTCATTTGAGCTCAGAACAGAGGAAACACTTTTTAACTGCAGAGATGTCCAGTATCTAATGGGCCACCTTGTAAGGTAATGAGCCTTTGTCACCGTGCCTAGTCTTTAAACAGAGCCGATTATCTGTCAGATGCTGAAAGTTTCCCCAGTAAGTGGGAAAGCTGGGGCTAGATTGCTGAGGTCCCTTGGAGACCCCTTGTTCTGATGCCCTTCCcttgggtggggagggaagagctgGGCTTGCTGAAGGTCCCGGGACCTGAGGGGAAGAGGGCTGAGGGGGAAGCATGGTGTGTGAGGACCAGAGGGCTAGGGACAGGTTGTGTCTGCAGCCTTTGCCCGGCTTTCCCAAACACAGCCTCCTTCCGAAGCTGTTGAAAGGCACAGCTCCAGAATCTAGAGAGCTGAATGCCATTCGGACTGACGAACTTACAGTGAAGCCTTGGCCAAGTCAGTTTCCTTTCTGGTTCTTATTTTCTCCTCTGGAAAATGAAGGGGTAGGATTTGATGAGCTCTCAAGTGTCTTCCCGCCCTGGCAGCCTGTGTGGTTGGCTCCAGCACCCTGAGAAGGTCAGTGAGGCAGTGGCCCTAGGGCGTGTGGGCCAGAACCACCACCGGCGTCCTTGgatctcctccctgccccagcccccgtGGCTCCTGCTGACCAGGGGTCTTCTTCTAATTTGCCCTGTTCTTGCCCCAAGTATAATTTAGCACCATGCATGAACAGTAAGAGATTGGCTTTTCAAATCTGCCCCGGCAtgaactagctgtgtgacctttagtcactttccttctctgagcctcagttgcctcaccAGTAAAACCAGAGCCAGGGCTGGACTCAATGATCAGGTTTTCTGGGGTCGCCAGCTTCACGCTCTTCCAGGAGTCAAGTCCCTGTTATTCCAGGGATTAGCAGGAGCCCCACTCTGTAGCTGACCCCCAGGATGAGAAATCACCCACTTGACAGTGAAAATGAAGCTCTGAAACGGACTTGGGAACCCCCATTtttccctggctctgccaccaagCGTCTCAGGAGACCCCCACTATCACTTCTCCTGTCCATAAGGAACTCCTGTCCACGCTCTCCTTTGCAGTGGGTGAGAGGCAATGGTGAGTTCAATAGTTTAAGGTTGGGCTGGCAAAGCCCTAAACAGAAATGTcctgcctaaagtcacacagcagagaaCCCAGGTGGCCACAACACAGCCCAGTATGGAGCCGTCTCGCCCCACCTGCACACACGCTGCCCTCTCCCGGCTCCTGGTCTTTCTCTACGCCTCACCTCCCCAGCCCGGGGCGCAGGCTGCTTTCGGACAGGAGGGCAGCAGAATCCGTCCGCCCTCTGAGGACCACACCTCAGAGAAGAGCAGGATTTCCCAGGTGGTTTTGCTGTGAGGCTTCAGCAGAGGCAGGCCTGAAAGCCGATCTCCGAGAGGGCGTGGCTGCAGAATGCTGGCAAATAAAAACTGGGAGAGCCTCGCGGCTGGAGACCACAGGAGGCAAGAGGAGCCACTCCAGCCACTCAGTTCCTGGGCCTTGGAAGCGGTGAGCTCACTGAGGCAGGAAGAGCCCCGGTAGGGCCCGGGGACTGCAGATCAGGGTCCTGCAGACCGGCGTGGGGCagatggagggaggcagaggtTTGTGCTCCAGATGGTGGAGGAAATTCCAGGGGAGCATCACCGCAGTGGGCTGACACACAAGTCACGCTGAGACAGCTGCTCACCCTCACACGCATCCGGAGAGACTCACTGGCAGACACGCACATGCACAAGCACACGCACCCAAAGGCAGATGCCAGGAAAAGACAGCCCTCTCCGCATGCCTTGCCCCGTCGGAGACCAGCCTAGCCCTGGCTCCGCCAACTTAAAGCCCTCGCCCTCCCCCCTGCTCACTCCTCTAGAGACATCTGTCTACCCACTGTGTTTCAGATGCCCATGGCCTCCCCCCAAACCCTGCTCCTCTGCCTGCTGGTCCTGGCAATCCCTGAAGGCCAGGGTCAGCAGGCAGCCATCCCAGGCTGCCACTTGCACCGTAAGTAACCCTGGGAGCAGAGAGCTGGGTGGGAGCAAAGCTCTGATGGACTGGACCGAGGGGCGGGCGGCACCCTGGAGGACCCGGTGAGGCTCAGGCAACAGGAGCTGAGTGAGCCTTCGCAAAGGCACCATCTACCGCCCACCTTTCTCCTTCCAGCCTTCAACGTGACCGTGCGAAGTGACCGCCAAGGCACCTGCCAGGGCTCCCATGTGGCACAGGCCTGTGTGGGCCACTGTGAGTCCAGTGCCTTCCCGTCCCGGTACTCCGTGCTGGTGGCCAGCGGCTATCGACACAACATCACCTCCGTCTCTCAGTGCTGCACCATCAGCAGCCTGAGGAAGGTGAGGGGGCCGAGCCCAGCCGGGGCCCACTTCGGGAGGGGAGTGAGGAGATGGGGATGGGAGGTGGCCCGCGGAACGGGGCTGGAACAGACGCTGCCTCTCCCACAGGTGAAGGTGCAGCTGCACTGTGGGGGGGACCGGAGGGAGGAGCTGGAGATCTTCACGGCCAGGGCCTGCCAGTGCGACATGTGTCGCCTCTCACGCTACTAGCccatcctcccccagcccttcccttgGTCTGACGGTTTAACGCTGGAGTACATCCTACAAGTCTATTATATCCCGAGGACGTAATATATATCCTCACTAAGGACAACAGCTCCAGCCCTGTTAGAAAATCCTGTGACTCTCCCCTCCTGGGAAGAGGGGGCTGTCTGTCTCTTCTCCACCTCCGCCTGTCTTTCTAACCAGTCCTTCATTTCACTTCCTTCCCTGTCCCTACCCCTAAATAAAACAAGCAGATCTCGAGTTTCTCTCTTTATTAAATCTacccccagccagggaaaggGGAGACCGTGGTTACTGTGACCCCCCCCTTGCCCCAGGACACGGGGAATCTTCTGTCTGtgccctcacccctccccctgcccaatAAATAAAAAGGGGACAAGGATGTACAGggcaagggaagggagggaaggagggtgcCCCAGGCCCAGGAGAATGTCTGTGTTGCAGGTGAGCTGGGGGAGAATAAATAGACCATGGATCCCATGGTGGGGTGAGGAAGGACCTCGCGCTGGCACAAGGCGGGGCAGGCAAGGGGCTGAGTCCCCTTGCCTTAGGCTGGGAGCAGGGGGTGGGAACCTGCCTGCAGTTCTGGAGCCCAGCTTTGTGGGGCAGAGGCAGATCCCCCATGGCAGCTTCCTGGTCAAGCTTGCCCTGGTCAAATCTTGCCAGGAGGGCCTGAGAGTTCTGTGGCCAGGACCAccatctctcctctctccccccagCGGAAACTGCCCACACGGGGCCAGGCGAGCCCACTCGGGCAAGGCCAGGAGCAGCTTTGTATCTCTCTGGGCCCCTGcgcagaagggaggagggagggctgatCGCGCTGGGGCTAGCTCCTCCCTCCCGGGGTCTCTAGCTCTGACCTCCACTGGTGGCCACCGGGGGTGTAGGCCGCTGGAGCGGGGCCTCTTTGGCCCCCTGGGTCCCCTGTAACCGGCGTAGCCGTAGCTCCTCCAGGCCTTGCCACAGCTCCTGACGTTCCCGAGCCTTCTGCTGCTCCCTGTGGAGAAAGGGTGAGTCAGTTCCCCCACGAGGGCCCCTCCTACAGTCCAGcctccctcaccaccaccccacctGCGAAGGAACTGCTGGGACCCTTCCACTCAGGGGAGACAGCACGAAGGGCGGTCTGGTCCCACCCGTGGTTGTGGAGCCGCAGGACCTGCCGGGCCCTGAGGGGCCCCAGCTGAAGGGCAGGAAGCTCCACTCCTGGAAGGAGTGCCGGCAGGCCTAGTGGAGGCTGCAGCGCCAAGTCGCCTCGGATGGCCCCATGCTTGGCAGGAACCCAGGGAGCGACTTTAAACATCGGATCAGAGGGGACGTGGGTGTCCGCTCAGGTTCCCTCCGACCATCAGGAACGGCTTCCTTTCTGctcttctccccccgccccaggcccagCTCCCCAGCACTCACTGCTGCTTTTCCAGCTTGTAGGAGGCTGTGAGCTCATCAAACAGCTTCCCATTCATCTCCATGAAGGTCTTGAGCACATTGTAGATCAGAGATACGATGGTTCTTGGCAGGGTCCACGGAGGGGGTGAGAAATGGGAGCAAGTTTAGCCAGGCCCCACCGCCCTCTCCGGCGTTCTGCTGATCCCTGTGTCCCAAACACGGCATGCAGCCCTGAACAGCACAAGCACTGCCCTCTTCCTGCCCCTTCTGCCACCCTTCTGCCACCTTCGATGCCCTCCCTGATCCTCCCCAGCTCGGAAGGATCCCAGGTCCGgaccagccagccctgccccagctTCTGCGGGTTGGGTCAAGTCCTGGGCACTCACTGATTCCAGTGCTCCTTGGAGACTTGGTAGAGGGTCCCAAACACAGCAGGCAGCACAGTATGGCAGTTGTCCTCAATGAGGCTCAGGATATACTCATTGTTCCAGAAATACAGAGCCCGCTCTGCAACCTGGGGCAGCGAGATGGTAGAGCAAGCACCTGGCAGTGGCCTCCCTGATACACGTGCCAGGTCTGGTATCCATTTCCAACCCCCAAATCCAGGGCGCCCTGCCCTCCACACACCCCCACTTCAGGGCTCATGTGACCCACTGGGGGAAGCTATACGCAGGCTGGGGAAAAGGGCATGGGATTTGGAGTCCAAGGCTCAGGAGTGCATCCTGAATCCACCACAGGGGCCACATGAACTTGGGCAAGGCATTTAACCCTTGGGCCTGTTTTCAAAGCTGTAAAGTGGGGCTAGCAATAGCTACCTTCATCCGACTATTTTAAGAATCACATGAGGCATTTAGGAAACAGAGGTGCCCGTCACGGGGAGGAAAAACCGACAACCACCAGgttacagctcatgacaacgagAGACGAGGAGAACGCCGGTCACAGCCAGCCTGGGTGGTGTGGGGAAACCTCGCTGAGCTCCGAAGGGGAGCTCGTGAATCCGAGTCCCCTAAGAATGGGGGAAAGTGATGACAATCACCTGCCCCATGCATGACACCCACTTCAGCTGCCCAAATGCACCCATGCCACCATCTCTGCAGCGCCCCGCACCGCCCTGTGAAGAGACCACAGTCGGCCCATTCCGCAGACGAGGAAGCTTAATCAGACTCAGTGCGGCGAAGTGATTTGCTCAAGCCTCCTCAGGCAGTGGGAGGCACAGCTGAGGCCTGACCCCAGGTCCCTTGACCCCAAATCCAGCAGGTCCTCAATACCAGACCCAGGAAGATCCAGAGGAGAAATGGAGCATAGAGGAAGCCATGCTAGTGCCAACCATGCCGTGGCCCCTACTCCTCCCCCGTACCTGGAAATGGGGGCTGGACACACAGCGAGCCACCTGCTTGAAGAGGGGCTCCTGGATCTTCACGAACTGGGAGGGCTCGATGACATCCAGAATCTCTTCCATCTCCCCCAGAAACATCacctgggtggggggcagagacACAGGGGCAGCAGTTCCCGTCTCCGCCGACACACATCTGACTGCCCCCTGGAAGCTgagcccccccacct comes from the Phacochoerus africanus isolate WHEZ1 chromosome 4, ROS_Pafr_v1, whole genome shotgun sequence genome and includes:
- the GPHA2 gene encoding glycoprotein hormone alpha-2 — translated: MLANKNWESLAAGDHRRQEEPLQPLSSWALEAMPMASPQTLLLCLLVLAIPEGQGQQAAIPGCHLHPFNVTVRSDRQGTCQGSHVAQACVGHCESSAFPSRYSVLVASGYRHNITSVSQCCTISSLRKVKVQLHCGGDRREELEIFTARACQCDMCRLSRY